A part of Paenibacillus sp. IHBB 10380 genomic DNA contains:
- a CDS encoding glycosyl hydrolase family 8 — translation MRSTKKIKNNWSKAALLLMVLMLIPWPLQGATYAERTKVDSADSSGTVLAEWNFNNEGEKGIHLATGGQYQSSSILQNIGGSFENYDKEKKEISYQGWDNGEGKKYWLATVSTSSYEDISLSSEQNSSGSGPNDFKVQVSTDRSTWTDVLSGTVKMNTSSSYDCPAGTCKLDKLPLPNADDKELLYIRWLVNSNSATNAKENPSGIGGGGSSRIRNIHVTGVPISGINPVHSTIDLMHLPGDKEEKVSVTDPFMVKFNKGVTLVPDQAITVVDEKNQTAPGLKIEVKDDILRVEHDALSYGKSYTVSIPKAAIQGEDGVPLVRDIRWNFTAQASPFMPRLINMAFNGDPKTSIAFAWYTDVTTDTKVQVVEATQIQGNEFPNDNVIEYTGLADEISTYMSEKDRETGDKTTFLSHKVTADHLKPGTDYKFRVGNGSEWSSIGSFMTDMATPQPYRFIVGSDSQASSESEFEPWADTFKKAYEHIGKPKFLISAGDLVDNGDLEEQWQWMLGLAQEHLLKVPFVPVLGGHEISDWDGDATTPNNNFYNHFNLPRKVVDATHDGSVYSYEYGDGLYMVFNSQFDGKVNEDGSAVDWDDDKKEQFWNQVKWMQNTVAKTDKKWKFVMFHKSPYAAGDNSAQWEGERVEFYKKNLIPVFDELGIDMVFEAHDHMYMRSFQMYNDKVIDPDDLEKDGDGNVINPKGTVYLMSNAFGNKFYYKNNQYQIGKDGEPEEIKDKDGNAIPYDDYFAAIDEQPEKKMFTDVSLSDQVLKFDAMTAAVEDEGKDGYGEDGLKVYDHYGIKRTDTKPDPVEEVKVELQSNKAILTWNVPSSSKEPVRGFRIYEKDDKISKHWSTYVAVNPDTKQYSLTIKNLNPAIQYNLIIKAVGIRDNSDKVEVSTLKDPTANEPPSAPTQLKGKVISPFQIDLSWKASTGKSATGYHVYRSEVLAGTTKETSFNDIGLEPNTEYKYTVKAVNESSVESIATDEIRLKTKSSYIGTDTQKPFPQHTVTAAGSIKPNHQPQSQIDATVARLYDEWKKKYLKKNPYLKVTAPSQYYVWYADGDWFEKEHDDELNVDYDSITVSEAHGYGMLITANMAGHDPEAKSYFNGLYRYFRAHPSGINPDLMAWKQGDTGRAIVDVSGVDSATDGDMDIAYALLLADSQWGSNGEINYLAEAKKVINAIMKNDVNHSDWTLKLADWVDDSDPKYGSATRPSDFMLQHLKDFRNVTGDRNWDRVIDKTYSISQELYNKFSPNAGLLPDFVVKKDGKYVPAEPKFLESETDGDYSYNSSRTPWRIGTDYLLTGDNRAKEQLNKLTKWIRQQTKDDPSQIKAGYKLDGSAALEEYGDTAFSAPMMVGAMLDAGNQNWLNGLWDYNAGLSTSEDVYFGNTLRLLSMIVVSGNWWTPTIVDAEAPTEATIEKAEVKSDMSVELKWTPSSDNMGVVGYKIYRNNAVMDTTVRTEYRDSHLMPNTTYQYFVVAYDAAGNMSKISNIRIVSTPSSTGSGTGNGGSESGSTNNGSTGNADKGTTGQSDNGSTSDPVTDGPKQPEVRSFHDVDARFDWAKTAIEQLAVKGIIHGTSDQTFGPGQKMRRADFVLLLVRAFDLKAEADANFKDVAPESYYYEALRVAKKIGLVTGTGGDQFDPKSPISRQDMMVLLTRALKLAGKSNIEASSDLSSFSDAAKVAEYAKDSVAILVKEEIVQGDGNALHPEQMATRAEAAVLVYRVILKYL, via the coding sequence ATGAGATCAACGAAGAAAATAAAAAATAATTGGAGTAAAGCGGCCCTTCTATTAATGGTTCTCATGCTGATTCCATGGCCATTACAGGGCGCTACATATGCCGAGAGGACGAAAGTAGATTCAGCGGATTCGTCTGGAACAGTCTTAGCCGAATGGAATTTCAATAACGAGGGAGAGAAGGGTATCCACCTTGCTACTGGCGGTCAATATCAATCATCCTCCATTCTTCAGAACATAGGTGGTAGTTTCGAAAATTACGATAAAGAAAAGAAAGAAATCAGCTACCAAGGCTGGGATAACGGTGAAGGCAAGAAGTATTGGTTGGCGACAGTTTCTACGTCAAGCTATGAAGATATTAGTTTGTCTTCCGAACAAAACTCATCCGGTTCAGGTCCGAACGATTTCAAAGTGCAGGTTAGCACGGATCGTTCCACATGGACCGATGTGCTGAGCGGCACCGTTAAGATGAATACATCATCCAGCTACGACTGTCCGGCGGGTACCTGTAAGCTTGACAAGCTTCCGCTTCCGAATGCAGACGACAAGGAGCTGTTGTACATTCGTTGGCTGGTCAACTCGAACAGTGCTACCAACGCTAAAGAGAATCCATCAGGCATAGGCGGAGGAGGATCTAGTAGAATCCGGAACATTCATGTGACAGGCGTGCCTATTTCTGGCATTAATCCCGTTCATTCTACAATTGATCTAATGCATCTTCCCGGCGATAAAGAGGAGAAGGTGTCGGTAACCGATCCGTTTATGGTCAAATTTAACAAAGGGGTTACATTAGTGCCAGATCAAGCTATTACTGTCGTAGATGAAAAGAATCAGACAGCTCCCGGCTTGAAGATCGAAGTGAAAGACGACATACTGCGGGTCGAACATGACGCATTGTCTTACGGTAAAAGCTACACGGTTTCGATTCCAAAAGCGGCGATTCAAGGCGAAGATGGTGTACCACTCGTTCGAGATATCCGTTGGAACTTTACAGCGCAGGCTTCACCATTTATGCCAAGGCTTATTAATATGGCCTTTAATGGTGACCCGAAGACGAGCATCGCTTTTGCATGGTATACGGACGTCACGACCGATACGAAGGTGCAGGTCGTTGAGGCTACCCAGATTCAAGGAAATGAATTTCCGAATGATAATGTAATTGAGTATACCGGTCTTGCAGATGAAATTTCTACTTATATGAGTGAGAAGGACAGAGAAACTGGGGATAAAACGACGTTCCTCAGCCATAAAGTGACTGCGGATCATTTAAAGCCTGGAACAGATTATAAATTCCGGGTCGGGAACGGCTCCGAATGGAGCTCAATCGGATCCTTCATGACGGATATGGCTACTCCTCAGCCATACCGGTTTATTGTCGGGTCCGACTCGCAGGCTTCGAGCGAATCAGAGTTCGAGCCATGGGCGGATACGTTCAAGAAGGCGTATGAACATATCGGCAAACCCAAATTTCTCATTAGTGCCGGCGATTTGGTCGATAATGGTGATCTGGAAGAGCAATGGCAGTGGATGCTCGGCCTGGCTCAGGAGCATTTATTGAAGGTACCTTTTGTGCCAGTACTGGGTGGACACGAGATCTCAGACTGGGACGGGGATGCGACAACTCCGAACAATAACTTCTACAATCACTTCAACTTGCCCCGTAAAGTGGTAGATGCTACGCACGACGGCTCCGTTTATTCGTATGAGTACGGCGATGGGCTGTATATGGTGTTCAACTCGCAATTTGACGGGAAGGTTAATGAGGATGGAAGTGCCGTCGATTGGGACGATGACAAGAAGGAACAATTCTGGAATCAAGTGAAGTGGATGCAAAATACGGTGGCAAAGACCGATAAGAAGTGGAAATTCGTTATGTTCCACAAATCCCCTTATGCAGCTGGTGATAATTCGGCTCAATGGGAGGGCGAGCGCGTTGAATTTTACAAGAAGAATCTGATTCCCGTCTTTGACGAACTTGGAATCGATATGGTATTTGAGGCTCATGATCACATGTATATGAGGTCTTTTCAGATGTACAACGACAAGGTTATCGATCCTGATGATTTAGAGAAAGATGGTGATGGTAACGTCATCAATCCCAAAGGAACGGTTTATCTCATGTCGAATGCCTTTGGCAATAAGTTCTATTATAAGAATAACCAATATCAGATTGGAAAAGACGGAGAACCTGAAGAGATCAAGGATAAGGACGGCAACGCTATTCCTTACGATGATTACTTTGCGGCAATCGACGAACAACCTGAGAAGAAAATGTTTACCGATGTGTCCCTTTCGGACCAGGTTCTGAAATTTGATGCTATGACTGCAGCTGTAGAGGACGAAGGAAAGGATGGCTATGGAGAAGATGGTCTGAAGGTATACGATCATTACGGAATTAAGCGAACAGACACCAAGCCAGACCCAGTAGAAGAGGTCAAGGTTGAGCTACAGAGCAACAAGGCGATACTTACCTGGAACGTACCATCGTCCAGTAAAGAGCCAGTAAGAGGGTTCCGAATATATGAGAAGGATGACAAAATCAGCAAGCATTGGAGCACATATGTAGCTGTTAATCCGGATACGAAGCAATATAGCTTAACAATTAAGAATTTGAATCCGGCTATTCAATACAATCTGATCATTAAAGCCGTTGGTATCAGAGATAATTCAGATAAAGTAGAAGTCAGCACACTGAAAGATCCAACGGCAAATGAACCACCTTCTGCTCCGACTCAGTTAAAAGGCAAAGTGATTTCTCCTTTCCAAATTGATCTGTCCTGGAAAGCATCAACAGGTAAAAGTGCTACGGGTTACCATGTATACCGTAGCGAGGTTCTCGCTGGAACAACCAAAGAAACGTCCTTTAATGATATTGGTTTGGAGCCGAATACGGAATATAAGTATACGGTCAAGGCAGTGAATGAGAGCAGCGTTGAATCGATAGCCACTGACGAGATCAGGTTGAAGACGAAGTCCTCTTACATAGGGACGGATACTCAGAAGCCCTTCCCGCAGCATACTGTCACTGCGGCAGGCTCAATCAAGCCGAATCATCAGCCACAGTCACAAATCGATGCTACCGTGGCTCGCTTGTATGATGAATGGAAGAAGAAGTATTTGAAAAAGAATCCGTATCTTAAAGTAACGGCTCCTTCTCAGTACTATGTATGGTATGCGGATGGAGATTGGTTTGAGAAAGAGCATGACGATGAACTAAATGTTGATTATGATTCTATAACCGTTTCTGAAGCCCATGGATACGGTATGTTGATTACTGCTAACATGGCAGGACACGATCCAGAAGCTAAGTCTTATTTTAATGGATTATACCGTTATTTCAGGGCTCATCCCAGCGGTATTAATCCTGATCTAATGGCTTGGAAGCAGGGAGATACAGGCCGGGCTATCGTGGATGTCAGCGGTGTTGACTCCGCTACAGATGGGGATATGGATATCGCTTATGCCTTACTGCTTGCAGACAGCCAGTGGGGAAGTAACGGCGAAATTAATTATTTGGCAGAAGCCAAAAAAGTGATCAATGCCATTATGAAGAATGACGTCAATCATTCCGATTGGACGTTGAAATTGGCGGATTGGGTCGATGATAGTGATCCTAAATACGGCAGCGCGACACGCCCATCTGACTTTATGCTGCAACACCTGAAGGATTTCCGCAACGTGACGGGTGATCGTAATTGGGATCGCGTGATCGACAAAACGTATTCGATCAGCCAGGAATTATACAATAAATTTAGTCCTAATGCTGGACTTCTCCCCGATTTTGTGGTGAAGAAAGACGGTAAATACGTTCCTGCGGAGCCGAAGTTTCTAGAATCGGAAACGGATGGCGACTATAGCTATAATTCTTCCCGCACGCCTTGGCGCATCGGCACGGATTATCTCCTGACAGGAGACAACCGGGCTAAGGAGCAATTGAACAAGCTCACCAAGTGGATCCGTCAGCAGACAAAGGATGATCCGAGCCAAATCAAAGCAGGTTATAAGCTGGACGGTTCAGCGGCATTGGAGGAATATGGGGACACTGCATTTTCTGCTCCAATGATGGTCGGTGCGATGCTGGATGCAGGCAACCAAAATTGGCTTAACGGTTTGTGGGATTACAATGCAGGGCTCTCTACGAGTGAGGATGTTTACTTTGGTAATACGCTCCGTTTGTTAAGTATGATCGTTGTATCGGGCAATTGGTGGACGCCGACTATCGTGGATGCCGAGGCGCCGACGGAAGCGACGATTGAAAAGGCAGAAGTGAAATCAGATATGAGCGTTGAGCTTAAATGGACGCCTTCTTCTGACAATATGGGAGTTGTGGGATATAAGATTTATCGTAATAATGCTGTCATGGATACGACGGTGAGAACGGAATATCGGGATAGCCATTTAATGCCGAATACGACGTATCAATATTTTGTCGTCGCTTACGATGCGGCTGGTAACATGTCCAAAATTAGCAATATTAGAATCGTATCGACTCCTTCCTCTACAGGCAGTGGCACAGGTAATGGGGGATCGGAAAGCGGAAGTACGAACAACGGAAGCACGGGCAACGCGGACAAGGGAACCACGGGTCAATCTGATAATGGCTCAACATCGGATCCTGTTACGGATGGGCCTAAGCAACCTGAAGTTCGGTCATTCCATGATGTAGATGCACGTTTCGATTGGGCGAAGACCGCTATTGAGCAACTAGCAGTTAAAGGTATCATCCATGGGACATCGGATCAAACATTCGGACCTGGGCAAAAGATGAGAAGAGCGGATTTCGTTTTGCTCTTAGTGAGAGCCTTTGACTTGAAAGCTGAAGCCGATGCCAACTTTAAGGATGTTGCTCCAGAATCCTATTATTATGAAGCATTGAGAGTCGCCAAGAAGATCGGACTTGTTACTGGAACGGGAGGAGATCAATTTGATCCTAAATCGCCTATATCCAGGCAAGATATGATGGTGCTGTTGACCAGAGCGTTAAAATTGGCAGGTAAATCGAACATCGAAGCGTCATCCGATCTCAGCAGTTTCTCCGACGCAGCGAAGGTGGCTGAATATGCCAAGGATAGCGTTGCTATATTGGTCAAGGAAGAGATCGTTCAAGGTGACGGCAACGCACTTCATCCTGAACAGATGGCGACAAGAGCAGAGGCGGCGGTTCTTGTCTATCGTGTCATCCTAAAATACCTTTAA
- a CDS encoding AraC family transcriptional regulator, with amino-acid sequence MIRFYRSAPFYISRESKSHSSIPSVHYHDAYEILYLISGDLYYFIGNQSYQVVSGSLLLIRMNDMHKLINPNGSTFERVTLLFKEEYLCGLLAEESSFHPLTPFQSGSGTIRLRGPEQGFIEEIFEKMIAEQANGLSESSLYLKILLAELLIFIHRKINSGCQQHYLSSNRFHQHISQVVHYINHHYDQRLTLDDISRRFYMSPSHLSRTFKESTGFTLIEYVNNVRVKQACYFLKESKLPVSEIAERVGFENLTHFGRTFKSVVGLSALKFRKSCEVVI; translated from the coding sequence ATGATCCGTTTCTATCGATCCGCTCCCTTCTACATCAGCCGAGAGAGCAAATCGCACTCAAGCATTCCTTCGGTACATTATCATGACGCTTATGAAATTCTCTACTTGATCTCGGGTGATCTGTATTATTTTATCGGCAATCAATCCTATCAAGTCGTAAGTGGTTCTTTGCTGCTCATTAGAATGAACGATATGCATAAGTTGATCAATCCGAATGGCTCAACTTTCGAAAGAGTTACTCTGCTGTTCAAGGAAGAGTACCTATGCGGATTGTTAGCCGAGGAATCCTCTTTCCATCCGTTGACCCCTTTTCAATCTGGTTCAGGTACGATCCGGCTAAGAGGCCCGGAACAGGGTTTTATCGAAGAAATCTTTGAGAAAATGATCGCTGAGCAAGCGAACGGATTGTCTGAATCAAGCCTTTACCTCAAAATCCTATTAGCGGAACTGTTAATTTTCATACATCGTAAAATAAACAGCGGCTGCCAACAACACTATCTCTCGTCAAATCGGTTTCATCAACATATCTCTCAGGTTGTCCATTACATAAATCATCATTATGATCAGCGCCTGACCTTAGATGATATTTCCAGACGATTCTACATGAGCCCCTCTCATCTAAGCCGAACCTTCAAAGAATCCACAGGCTTTACCCTAATCGAGTATGTCAATAACGTTCGAGTCAAACAGGCTTGCTACTTCTTGAAGGAGTCTAAATTACCGGTTTCAGAAATCGCTGAACGCGTCGGCTTTGAGAATTTAACCCATTTCGGGCGAACGTTCAAAAGCGTTGTTGGTCTCTCTGCCCTGAAGTTCCGCAAATCATGTGAAGTGGTTATATGA